The Engystomops pustulosus chromosome 1, aEngPut4.maternal, whole genome shotgun sequence genome has a window encoding:
- the PIAS4 gene encoding E3 SUMO-protein ligase PIAS4 isoform X2: protein MHSLPNMVMSFRVSDLQMLLGYVGRSKSGLKHELVTRALQLVQFDCSPEVFKKIKELYETRYSKKSSDVVPAAPVPPPHRSPDSLTVHPSYDHGTAGPRTSLSPNNLDYPGLYGKHVNGLSRLPPKIMTKPEVRLVKLPFYDVVDELLKPTELVAQNSEKLQDSPCVFVLSPRQVDLIKNSRDLQPGTKSVQVVLRICYTDTSCPQEDQYPPNIAVKVNHNYCSVPGYYPSNKPGVEPKRPCRPINLTNLMYLSSASNRVTVTWGNYGKSYSVGLYLVRQRTSTELLQRLKTIGVKHPELCKTLVREKLRLDPDSEIATTGVRVSLICPLVKMRLTVPCRAETCAHLQCFDAVFYLQMNEKKPTWTCPVCDKPAQYDQLIIDGLLSKILAECKDADEIEFLVDGSWRPIKAEKERSHSPDCPILDLGSPEMTAKVPPPSSTVSAENGKPGPDVVDLTLDSSSSSSSSSEEDEEEEEEDRPPHKRRCFEKGLLSAC from the exons aACATGGTGATGAGTTTTCGAGTATCGGATCTGCAGATGCTTCTGGGATATGTTGGGCGCAGTAAAAGTGGTTTGAAGCATGAGCTTGTAACCCGTGCTTTGCAGCTGGTGCAGTTTGATTGCAGCCCTGAAGTCTTTAAGAAAATAAAGGAGCTTTATGAGACAAGGTATTCAAAGAAGTCCTCTGATGTCGTTCCTGCTGCTCCAGTGCCGCCACCACATCGGTCACCAGACTCTTTGACTGTCCATCCATCTTATGATCATGGAACAGCAGGCCCAAGGACTTCTCTTTCCCCAAATAACCTAGACTACCCAGGCCTTTATGGCAAACATGTGAATGGCCTCTCTCGTTTACCTCCCAAAATAATGACCAAGCCTGAGGTTCGACTTGTGAAGCTGCCCTTTTACGATGTAGTGGATGAACTTTTAAAGCCAACAGAGCTTG TTGCACAAAACAGTGAAAAACTCCAAGACAGTCCTTGTGTTTTTGTACTGTCCCCAAGACAAGTGGACCTAATAAAGAATTCAAG GGATTTGCAACCTGGCACCAAATCTGTTCAAGTCGTCTTGAG GATTTGTTATACAGATACTAGCTGTCCACAAGAGGATCAGTACCCTCCCAACATTGCTGTAAAGGTCAATCACAACTACTGTTCAGTGCCA gGCTACTACCCCTCAAACAAACCTGGTGTAGAACCCAAGAGGCCATGTCGACCGATAAATCTTACCAATCTCATGTATCTGTCTTCTGCTAGCAACAGAGTGACTGTCACTTGGGGAAACTATGGCAAG AGTTATTCGGTGGGCTTGTATTTGGTAAGACAGCGAACTTCAACTGAGCTTCTACAACGTTTGAAGACCATTGGAGTAAAACATCCTGAATTATGCAAGACCCTTG TAAGGGAAAAGCTGCGTCTAGACCCAGACAGTGAGATTGCGACGACTGGTGTCAGAGTGTCACTTATATGTCCG CTTGTAAAAATGCGGTTAACTGTACCATGTCGAGCAGAAACCTGTGCCCACTTGCAGTGCTTTGATGCAGTCTTCTATTtacaaatgaatgaaaaaaaaccAACTTGGACATGCCCTGTGTGTGACAAACCAGCTCAATATGATCAGCTTATAATTGATGG ACTTCTGTCAAAGATCCTTGCTGAGTGTAAGGATGCAGATGAAATTGAATTTCTGGTCGATGGCTCTTGGCGTCCAATAAAAGCTGAAAAAGAGAGAAGCCACAGTCCAGACTGTCCGATTCTTGATTTAG GTTCTCCAGAAATGACTGCGAAGGTCCCCCCTCCTAGCAGCACAGTTTCAGCTGAGAATGGGAAGCCTGGGCCAGACGTTGTGGACCTAACACTGGACAGCTCTTcgtcttcatcctcctcctctgaaGAAgacgaggaagaggaagaggaggaccgCCCACCACATAAGAGACGCTGCTTTGAAAAAGGGCTTTTATCGGCTTGCTGA
- the PIAS4 gene encoding E3 SUMO-protein ligase PIAS4 isoform X1: MKRRAQTRRGCDQARRGADGDRSDTTELCHVGRRRPARRSLESKMAAELVEAKNMVMSFRVSDLQMLLGYVGRSKSGLKHELVTRALQLVQFDCSPEVFKKIKELYETRYSKKSSDVVPAAPVPPPHRSPDSLTVHPSYDHGTAGPRTSLSPNNLDYPGLYGKHVNGLSRLPPKIMTKPEVRLVKLPFYDVVDELLKPTELVAQNSEKLQDSPCVFVLSPRQVDLIKNSRDLQPGTKSVQVVLRICYTDTSCPQEDQYPPNIAVKVNHNYCSVPGYYPSNKPGVEPKRPCRPINLTNLMYLSSASNRVTVTWGNYGKSYSVGLYLVRQRTSTELLQRLKTIGVKHPELCKTLVREKLRLDPDSEIATTGVRVSLICPLVKMRLTVPCRAETCAHLQCFDAVFYLQMNEKKPTWTCPVCDKPAQYDQLIIDGLLSKILAECKDADEIEFLVDGSWRPIKAEKERSHSPDCPILDLGSPEMTAKVPPPSSTVSAENGKPGPDVVDLTLDSSSSSSSSSEEDEEEEEEDRPPHKRRCFEKGLLSAC; encoded by the exons aACATGGTGATGAGTTTTCGAGTATCGGATCTGCAGATGCTTCTGGGATATGTTGGGCGCAGTAAAAGTGGTTTGAAGCATGAGCTTGTAACCCGTGCTTTGCAGCTGGTGCAGTTTGATTGCAGCCCTGAAGTCTTTAAGAAAATAAAGGAGCTTTATGAGACAAGGTATTCAAAGAAGTCCTCTGATGTCGTTCCTGCTGCTCCAGTGCCGCCACCACATCGGTCACCAGACTCTTTGACTGTCCATCCATCTTATGATCATGGAACAGCAGGCCCAAGGACTTCTCTTTCCCCAAATAACCTAGACTACCCAGGCCTTTATGGCAAACATGTGAATGGCCTCTCTCGTTTACCTCCCAAAATAATGACCAAGCCTGAGGTTCGACTTGTGAAGCTGCCCTTTTACGATGTAGTGGATGAACTTTTAAAGCCAACAGAGCTTG TTGCACAAAACAGTGAAAAACTCCAAGACAGTCCTTGTGTTTTTGTACTGTCCCCAAGACAAGTGGACCTAATAAAGAATTCAAG GGATTTGCAACCTGGCACCAAATCTGTTCAAGTCGTCTTGAG GATTTGTTATACAGATACTAGCTGTCCACAAGAGGATCAGTACCCTCCCAACATTGCTGTAAAGGTCAATCACAACTACTGTTCAGTGCCA gGCTACTACCCCTCAAACAAACCTGGTGTAGAACCCAAGAGGCCATGTCGACCGATAAATCTTACCAATCTCATGTATCTGTCTTCTGCTAGCAACAGAGTGACTGTCACTTGGGGAAACTATGGCAAG AGTTATTCGGTGGGCTTGTATTTGGTAAGACAGCGAACTTCAACTGAGCTTCTACAACGTTTGAAGACCATTGGAGTAAAACATCCTGAATTATGCAAGACCCTTG TAAGGGAAAAGCTGCGTCTAGACCCAGACAGTGAGATTGCGACGACTGGTGTCAGAGTGTCACTTATATGTCCG CTTGTAAAAATGCGGTTAACTGTACCATGTCGAGCAGAAACCTGTGCCCACTTGCAGTGCTTTGATGCAGTCTTCTATTtacaaatgaatgaaaaaaaaccAACTTGGACATGCCCTGTGTGTGACAAACCAGCTCAATATGATCAGCTTATAATTGATGG ACTTCTGTCAAAGATCCTTGCTGAGTGTAAGGATGCAGATGAAATTGAATTTCTGGTCGATGGCTCTTGGCGTCCAATAAAAGCTGAAAAAGAGAGAAGCCACAGTCCAGACTGTCCGATTCTTGATTTAG GTTCTCCAGAAATGACTGCGAAGGTCCCCCCTCCTAGCAGCACAGTTTCAGCTGAGAATGGGAAGCCTGGGCCAGACGTTGTGGACCTAACACTGGACAGCTCTTcgtcttcatcctcctcctctgaaGAAgacgaggaagaggaagaggaggaccgCCCACCACATAAGAGACGCTGCTTTGAAAAAGGGCTTTTATCGGCTTGCTGA
- the PIAS4 gene encoding E3 SUMO-protein ligase PIAS4 isoform X3 — translation MVMSFRVSDLQMLLGYVGRSKSGLKHELVTRALQLVQFDCSPEVFKKIKELYETRYSKKSSDVVPAAPVPPPHRSPDSLTVHPSYDHGTAGPRTSLSPNNLDYPGLYGKHVNGLSRLPPKIMTKPEVRLVKLPFYDVVDELLKPTELVAQNSEKLQDSPCVFVLSPRQVDLIKNSRDLQPGTKSVQVVLRICYTDTSCPQEDQYPPNIAVKVNHNYCSVPGYYPSNKPGVEPKRPCRPINLTNLMYLSSASNRVTVTWGNYGKSYSVGLYLVRQRTSTELLQRLKTIGVKHPELCKTLVREKLRLDPDSEIATTGVRVSLICPLVKMRLTVPCRAETCAHLQCFDAVFYLQMNEKKPTWTCPVCDKPAQYDQLIIDGLLSKILAECKDADEIEFLVDGSWRPIKAEKERSHSPDCPILDLGSPEMTAKVPPPSSTVSAENGKPGPDVVDLTLDSSSSSSSSSEEDEEEEEEDRPPHKRRCFEKGLLSAC, via the exons ATGGTGATGAGTTTTCGAGTATCGGATCTGCAGATGCTTCTGGGATATGTTGGGCGCAGTAAAAGTGGTTTGAAGCATGAGCTTGTAACCCGTGCTTTGCAGCTGGTGCAGTTTGATTGCAGCCCTGAAGTCTTTAAGAAAATAAAGGAGCTTTATGAGACAAGGTATTCAAAGAAGTCCTCTGATGTCGTTCCTGCTGCTCCAGTGCCGCCACCACATCGGTCACCAGACTCTTTGACTGTCCATCCATCTTATGATCATGGAACAGCAGGCCCAAGGACTTCTCTTTCCCCAAATAACCTAGACTACCCAGGCCTTTATGGCAAACATGTGAATGGCCTCTCTCGTTTACCTCCCAAAATAATGACCAAGCCTGAGGTTCGACTTGTGAAGCTGCCCTTTTACGATGTAGTGGATGAACTTTTAAAGCCAACAGAGCTTG TTGCACAAAACAGTGAAAAACTCCAAGACAGTCCTTGTGTTTTTGTACTGTCCCCAAGACAAGTGGACCTAATAAAGAATTCAAG GGATTTGCAACCTGGCACCAAATCTGTTCAAGTCGTCTTGAG GATTTGTTATACAGATACTAGCTGTCCACAAGAGGATCAGTACCCTCCCAACATTGCTGTAAAGGTCAATCACAACTACTGTTCAGTGCCA gGCTACTACCCCTCAAACAAACCTGGTGTAGAACCCAAGAGGCCATGTCGACCGATAAATCTTACCAATCTCATGTATCTGTCTTCTGCTAGCAACAGAGTGACTGTCACTTGGGGAAACTATGGCAAG AGTTATTCGGTGGGCTTGTATTTGGTAAGACAGCGAACTTCAACTGAGCTTCTACAACGTTTGAAGACCATTGGAGTAAAACATCCTGAATTATGCAAGACCCTTG TAAGGGAAAAGCTGCGTCTAGACCCAGACAGTGAGATTGCGACGACTGGTGTCAGAGTGTCACTTATATGTCCG CTTGTAAAAATGCGGTTAACTGTACCATGTCGAGCAGAAACCTGTGCCCACTTGCAGTGCTTTGATGCAGTCTTCTATTtacaaatgaatgaaaaaaaaccAACTTGGACATGCCCTGTGTGTGACAAACCAGCTCAATATGATCAGCTTATAATTGATGG ACTTCTGTCAAAGATCCTTGCTGAGTGTAAGGATGCAGATGAAATTGAATTTCTGGTCGATGGCTCTTGGCGTCCAATAAAAGCTGAAAAAGAGAGAAGCCACAGTCCAGACTGTCCGATTCTTGATTTAG GTTCTCCAGAAATGACTGCGAAGGTCCCCCCTCCTAGCAGCACAGTTTCAGCTGAGAATGGGAAGCCTGGGCCAGACGTTGTGGACCTAACACTGGACAGCTCTTcgtcttcatcctcctcctctgaaGAAgacgaggaagaggaagaggaggaccgCCCACCACATAAGAGACGCTGCTTTGAAAAAGGGCTTTTATCGGCTTGCTGA